A DNA window from Daucus carota subsp. sativus chromosome 3, DH1 v3.0, whole genome shotgun sequence contains the following coding sequences:
- the LOC108214101 gene encoding uncharacterized protein LOC108214101 isoform X1, which produces MLHKDMMSFGYLGNGGLSSSASNLSPLAPPFTVDRANPKFDPNPIGNFSEPNAYGVPFSSFHNWQYPRSSASGPEYYSNYESEIGPLHTADYSYLGSEPINPPTAHWASPNPNTTDPTNNPFSYSGAPKQYYPPYQVLDDNVSSVGHGEANYELLSSSGLVVPVVGSSQVDYTQGLSSMEFAPPWGGYWNGLSEGNCGRRTDIDGSFRFEETDFPAPHVYRDYLKQEVVPDEFLRCEVNSTATQRIYAAVPEKEKNGGSLANNQLDDCLHQNLRFSPTESSKGPILGTSTKFTESNLESPILEPVTFSSNLHQSNSLGGKGLQLFDSCIDDCTSVTKASVVPVIRPPIVGTSFPMQDTVASKSVDIGDTIAVNKKDVGSYNQIIEKEPLLPSNSEVKEGFLDSNHLCFQASRNDQRICSPASFSLVKPLSKNSLNHGIKIRGQIPDINVPHCSSMSVDNTEAIKHTANATENSDNYNPAEDSPCWKGAPASNVSPFKSLEAIPGQNRSKKLETRGLLDFEAVHKFPHNEFVMDFSSQVCGHNLRKENLSTDNTKAVLPMKNLIATLPTKEFLAAADCRSKSDGVQQNENNRDQYSSNVESPIEQYNLLNTSKSDFGSLQIPIKQLFPKEVNITSNSAVDAGIITSENLEDGCIPLHYVENVLYSPPSEEGKAPATDSSEKVNVQTLASALHNISELLILYSFDDKWELKEQDSKTLQHAVSNINLCLSKKIVQLTPKQEPIFSSAGISHILKESATKARLHATDEVGNTAVDQLDSYSTNEKKRIFGVSDKNIEKIMNVVSLKNDADLTRHHNMVQNIKTVLDENFQSEESMSSETLLYRNLWLNAEAELCVTGLKSRFNKVKIQLEDCKSYKTKDNSVALKKIPSTNVCSDPHLDVASGSTPEADDILKQKASVPCISSTKSDVKDDEASVMARFQILKCRDDNVNNTSNLEVKSLPDVVQPVDTDVGVDDSVMARFQILKCRGDNTRNVEEKSLLDEVQPDDTDVEDSVMAGFQILNCQGDNADASNVEEKSLPDLVQPDDTDFGVPWQITGSQTGKKSFDVAVGSRVHRHSDHGKTENVGLSPHDPQHEAVKEFSVYAPDDSTTVQSRGPVWIQNIPSEWVNSTIAQPRGKISMHNGLAPGPGWNKEIPSDWDGSTTAQPISMHIMPAPGPGWNKNTPLDWDGFTAAQRISMHNELASGTGWNKNTAANRDGSTTAQPISMHNELASGPGWNKNTASDWDGSTTAQTISMHNELAPGPGWNKNTPSDWDGSSTARPISMHNEHASGSGWYDNTPLDWEHVLKDDYEWHK; this is translated from the exons TATTCTTACCTGGGTTCTGAACCAATCAATCCACCAACTGCTCATTGGGCTTCTCCGAACCCTAATACCACAGACCCGACAAATAATCCGTTTTCGTATTCTGGTGCACCTAAGCAGTACTATCCTCCTTATCAGGTGCTTGATGATAACGTGTCATCGGTGGGTCATGGCGAAGCAAATTATGAGTTGCTGTCTAGTTCTGGTCTTGTTGTACCTGTGGTTGGATCCTCGCAAGTTGATTACACTCAAGGTTTGTCGAGTATGGAGTTTGCACCGCCATGGGGCGGGTATTGGAATGGATTATCTGAAGGAAATTGTGGTAGGAGGACGGATATTGATGGTAGTTTTCGCTTTGAAGAGACTGATTTTCCTGCTCCACATGTTTACCGAGATTACTTAAAGCAAG AAGTAGTTCCTGACGAGTTTTTGAGGTGTGAAGTAAATTCTACGGCTACACAGAGAATCTATGCTGCTGTTCCTGAAAAAGAGAAGAATGGTGGGTCTCTAGCTAATAACCAGCTAGATGATTGTTTGCACCAAAATCTCAGGTTTAGCcctactgagtcatcaaaaggACCTATCCTTGGAACTAGTACAAAATTTACAGAATCTAATCTCGAATCACCCATTCTAGAACCAGTTACATTTTCCAGTAATCTTCACCAGTCCAACAGTCTAGGTGGAAAAGGTCTTCAACTATTTGATTCTTGCATCGATGATTGCACATCTGTAACAAAAGCTTCCGTGGTGCCTGTAATAAGACCACCGATCGTTGGAACCAGTTTTCCGATGCAAGATACAGTTGCTTCTAAAAGTGTAGACATTGGGGACACTATAGCTGTTAACAAGAAGGATGTTGGTAGTTATAACCAAATAATAGAGAAGGAACCTCTTCTTCCTTCAAATTCTGAAGTTAAAGAAGGTTTCTTGGATTCAAACCACCTCTGTTTTCAAGCGAGTAGAAATGACCAGCGCATATGTTCCCCAGCCTCCTTTTCTTTGGTAAAGCCACTTTCTAAAAATTCATTGAATCATGGAATCAAGATAAGAGGTCAAATTCCTGATATAAATGTTCCACATTGTTCAAGTATGTCTGTTGATAACACCGAAGCTATCAAGCATACTGCCAATGCCACCGAAAATTCTGATAATTACAACCCAGCTGAGGATTCACCATGCTGGAAAGGAGCTCCGGCTTCTAATGTTTCTCCATTTAAATCTTTAGAAGCTATACCGGGCCAGAATCGTTCGAAGAAATTAGAAACACGTGGCCTTTTGGACTTTGAAGCGGTACACAAGTTTCCTCATAATGAGTTTGTAATGGACTTTTCCAGTCAAGTATGCGGGCATAACCTCCGCAAAGAGAATTTGTCTACTGATAATACTAAAGCAGTTCTTCCAATGAAAAATCTCATTGCAACTTTGCCAACTAAAGAATTCTTAGCAGCTGCTGATTGTAGATCAAAGTCTGATGGCGTTCAACAAAACGAGAATAATAGAGATCAATATTCGAGCAATGTTGAAAGCCCAATAGAACAATACAACCTGCTGAATACATCAAAGAGTGATTTTGGCTCTCTGCAGATTCCGATCAAACAACTGTTTCCTAAAGAGGTCAATATCACATCTAACAGTGCTGTTGATGCAGGGATTATTACCAGTGAGAACTTAGAAGATGGCTGCATCCCGCTGCACTATGTGGAAAATGTTCTATATTCACCACCTTCTGAAGAAGGAAAGGCTCCTGCTACGGACTCAAGTGAAAAAGTCAATGTGCAAACTCTAGCTAGTGCTCTGCATAATATTTCAGAATTGCTAATTTTATATAGTTTTGATGATAAATGGGAACTCAAAGAGCAAGACTCGAAGACCCTTCAGCATGCAGTGAGCAATATTAATCTGTGCTTGTCAAAGAAGATTGTTCAGTTGACTCCAAAACAAGAACCAATATTCTCTAGCGCAGGCATTTCTCATATACTTAAAGAG AGTGCAACAAAGGCAAGGCTTCATGCAACAGATGAAGTTGGGAACACTGCCGTTGATCAACTTGATTCATACTCTACGAATGAGAAGAAGAGGATATTCGGTGTATCTGATAAGAATATTGAGAAGATTATGAATGTTGTTTCTTTGAAGAATGATGCCGACCTTACAAGACATCATAATATGGTTCAG AACATCAAGACGGTCCTTGATGAGAATTTTCAGTCAGAGGAAAGTATGTCATCAGAGACTCTGTTGTACAGGAATCTGTGGCTTAATGCAGAAGCCGAGTTGTGTGTTACGGGCTTAAAGTCGCGCTTTAATAAGGTGAAGATTCAGTTGGAGGATTGCAAGTCATACAAAACAAAAG ACAATTCAGTGGCTCTAAAGAAAATCCCTAGTACAAACGTCTGTAGTGACCCTCACCTAGATGTTGCCAGCGGGTCGACTCCTGAAGCTGATGATATCCTAAAGCAAAAAGCATCAGTCCCCTGTATTTCAAGCACAAAAAGTGATGTTAAGGATGATGAAGCTTCTGTCATGGCCCGATTCCAGATCCTGAAATGTCGGGATGACAATGTAAATAATACTAGTAATTTGGAAGTGAAGTCTTTGCCAGATGTTGTGCAACCAGTTGATACTGATGTTGGTGTTGACGATTCTGTCATGGCCAGATTCCAAATTCTAAAATGCCGGGGGGACAATACTAGGAACGTGGAAGAGAAATCTCTGCTAGATGAGGTGCAACCAGATGATACTGATGTTGAGGATTCTGTCATGGCTGGATTTCAAATTCTAAACTGTCAGGGTGACAATGCAGATGCTAGTAATGTGGAAGAGAAGTCTCTGCCAGATTTAGTGCAACCAGATGATACTGATTTTGGAGTTCCATGGCAGATTACTGGAAGCCAGACTGGGAAAAAAAGTTTTGATGTGGCAGTGGGATCTCGTGTTCATCGCCATAGTGACCATGGCAAAACGGAAAATGTTGGGTTATCTCCACATGATCCTCAGCATGAAGCAGTGAAAGAGTTCAGTGTATATGCCCCGGATGATTCAACTACAGTACAATCCCGGGGCCCGGTCTggattcaaaacattccatcaGAATGGGTTAATTCTACTATTGCACAACCCCGTGGAAAGATCAGCATGCATAATGGGCTTGCTCCAGGCCCGGGCTGGAATAAAGAAATTCCATCAGATTGGGATGGTTCTACAACAGCACAACCCATCAGCATGCATATTATGCCTGCTCCAGGCCCGGGATGGAATAAAAACACTCCACTAGATTGGGATGGTTTTACTGCAGCACAACGCATTAGCATGCATAATGAACTTGCTTCAGGCACTGGCTGGAATAAAAACACTGCAGCAAATCGGGATGGTTCCACTACAGCACAACCCATCAGCATGCATAATGAGCTTGCTTCAGGCCCGGGATGGAATAAAAACACTGCATCCGATTGGGATGGTTCTACTACAGCACAAACCATCAGCATGCATAATGAGCTTGCTCCAGGCCCGGGCTGGAATAAAAACACTCCATCAGATTGGGATGGCTCTTCTACTGCACGACCCATCAGCATGCATAATGAGCATGCATCGGGCTCAGGCTGGTACGATAACACTCCATTGGACTGGGAACACGTGCTAAAGGATGATTATGAATGGCACAAGTGA
- the LOC108214101 gene encoding uncharacterized protein LOC108214101 isoform X2 has product MLHKDMMSFGYLGNGGLSSSASNLSPLAPPFTVDRANPKFDPNPIGNFSEPNAYGVPFSSFHNWQYPRSSASGPEYYSNYESEIGPLHTADYSYLGSEPINPPTAHWASPNPNTTDPTNNPFSYSGAPKQYYPPYQVLDDNVSSVGHGEANYELLSSSGLVVPVVGSSQVDYTQGLSSMEFAPPWGGYWNGLSEGNCGRRTDIDGSFRFEETDFPAPHVYRDYLKQEVVPDEFLRCEVNSTATQRIYAAVPEKEKNGGSLANNQLDDCLHQNLRFSPTESSKGPILGTSTKFTESNLESPILEPVTFSSNLHQSNSLGGKGLQLFDSCIDDCTSVTKASVVPVIRPPIVGTSFPMQDTVASKSVDIGDTIAVNKKDVGSYNQIIEKEPLLPSNSEVKEGFLDSNHLCFQASRNDQRICSPASFSLVKPLSKNSLNHGIKIRGQIPDINVPHCSSMSVDNTEAIKHTANATENSDNYNPAEDSPCWKGAPASNVSPFKSLEAIPGQNRSKKLETRGLLDFEAVHKFPHNEFVMDFSSQVCGHNLRKENLSTDNTKAVLPMKNLIATLPTKEFLAAADCRSKSDGVQQNENNRDQYSSNVESPIEQYNLLNTSKSDFGSLQIPIKQLFPKEVNITSNSAVDAGIITSENLEDGCIPLHYVENVLYSPPSEEGKAPATDSSEKVNVQTLASALHNISELLILYSFDDKWELKEQDSKTLQHAVSNINLCLSKKIVQLTPKQEPIFSSAGISHILKESATKARLHATDEVGNTAVDQLDSYSTNEKKRIFGVSDKNIEKIMNVVSLKNDADLTRHHNMNIKTVLDENFQSEESMSSETLLYRNLWLNAEAELCVTGLKSRFNKVKIQLEDCKSYKTKDNSVALKKIPSTNVCSDPHLDVASGSTPEADDILKQKASVPCISSTKSDVKDDEASVMARFQILKCRDDNVNNTSNLEVKSLPDVVQPVDTDVGVDDSVMARFQILKCRGDNTRNVEEKSLLDEVQPDDTDVEDSVMAGFQILNCQGDNADASNVEEKSLPDLVQPDDTDFGVPWQITGSQTGKKSFDVAVGSRVHRHSDHGKTENVGLSPHDPQHEAVKEFSVYAPDDSTTVQSRGPVWIQNIPSEWVNSTIAQPRGKISMHNGLAPGPGWNKEIPSDWDGSTTAQPISMHIMPAPGPGWNKNTPLDWDGFTAAQRISMHNELASGTGWNKNTAANRDGSTTAQPISMHNELASGPGWNKNTASDWDGSTTAQTISMHNELAPGPGWNKNTPSDWDGSSTARPISMHNEHASGSGWYDNTPLDWEHVLKDDYEWHK; this is encoded by the exons TATTCTTACCTGGGTTCTGAACCAATCAATCCACCAACTGCTCATTGGGCTTCTCCGAACCCTAATACCACAGACCCGACAAATAATCCGTTTTCGTATTCTGGTGCACCTAAGCAGTACTATCCTCCTTATCAGGTGCTTGATGATAACGTGTCATCGGTGGGTCATGGCGAAGCAAATTATGAGTTGCTGTCTAGTTCTGGTCTTGTTGTACCTGTGGTTGGATCCTCGCAAGTTGATTACACTCAAGGTTTGTCGAGTATGGAGTTTGCACCGCCATGGGGCGGGTATTGGAATGGATTATCTGAAGGAAATTGTGGTAGGAGGACGGATATTGATGGTAGTTTTCGCTTTGAAGAGACTGATTTTCCTGCTCCACATGTTTACCGAGATTACTTAAAGCAAG AAGTAGTTCCTGACGAGTTTTTGAGGTGTGAAGTAAATTCTACGGCTACACAGAGAATCTATGCTGCTGTTCCTGAAAAAGAGAAGAATGGTGGGTCTCTAGCTAATAACCAGCTAGATGATTGTTTGCACCAAAATCTCAGGTTTAGCcctactgagtcatcaaaaggACCTATCCTTGGAACTAGTACAAAATTTACAGAATCTAATCTCGAATCACCCATTCTAGAACCAGTTACATTTTCCAGTAATCTTCACCAGTCCAACAGTCTAGGTGGAAAAGGTCTTCAACTATTTGATTCTTGCATCGATGATTGCACATCTGTAACAAAAGCTTCCGTGGTGCCTGTAATAAGACCACCGATCGTTGGAACCAGTTTTCCGATGCAAGATACAGTTGCTTCTAAAAGTGTAGACATTGGGGACACTATAGCTGTTAACAAGAAGGATGTTGGTAGTTATAACCAAATAATAGAGAAGGAACCTCTTCTTCCTTCAAATTCTGAAGTTAAAGAAGGTTTCTTGGATTCAAACCACCTCTGTTTTCAAGCGAGTAGAAATGACCAGCGCATATGTTCCCCAGCCTCCTTTTCTTTGGTAAAGCCACTTTCTAAAAATTCATTGAATCATGGAATCAAGATAAGAGGTCAAATTCCTGATATAAATGTTCCACATTGTTCAAGTATGTCTGTTGATAACACCGAAGCTATCAAGCATACTGCCAATGCCACCGAAAATTCTGATAATTACAACCCAGCTGAGGATTCACCATGCTGGAAAGGAGCTCCGGCTTCTAATGTTTCTCCATTTAAATCTTTAGAAGCTATACCGGGCCAGAATCGTTCGAAGAAATTAGAAACACGTGGCCTTTTGGACTTTGAAGCGGTACACAAGTTTCCTCATAATGAGTTTGTAATGGACTTTTCCAGTCAAGTATGCGGGCATAACCTCCGCAAAGAGAATTTGTCTACTGATAATACTAAAGCAGTTCTTCCAATGAAAAATCTCATTGCAACTTTGCCAACTAAAGAATTCTTAGCAGCTGCTGATTGTAGATCAAAGTCTGATGGCGTTCAACAAAACGAGAATAATAGAGATCAATATTCGAGCAATGTTGAAAGCCCAATAGAACAATACAACCTGCTGAATACATCAAAGAGTGATTTTGGCTCTCTGCAGATTCCGATCAAACAACTGTTTCCTAAAGAGGTCAATATCACATCTAACAGTGCTGTTGATGCAGGGATTATTACCAGTGAGAACTTAGAAGATGGCTGCATCCCGCTGCACTATGTGGAAAATGTTCTATATTCACCACCTTCTGAAGAAGGAAAGGCTCCTGCTACGGACTCAAGTGAAAAAGTCAATGTGCAAACTCTAGCTAGTGCTCTGCATAATATTTCAGAATTGCTAATTTTATATAGTTTTGATGATAAATGGGAACTCAAAGAGCAAGACTCGAAGACCCTTCAGCATGCAGTGAGCAATATTAATCTGTGCTTGTCAAAGAAGATTGTTCAGTTGACTCCAAAACAAGAACCAATATTCTCTAGCGCAGGCATTTCTCATATACTTAAAGAG AGTGCAACAAAGGCAAGGCTTCATGCAACAGATGAAGTTGGGAACACTGCCGTTGATCAACTTGATTCATACTCTACGAATGAGAAGAAGAGGATATTCGGTGTATCTGATAAGAATATTGAGAAGATTATGAATGTTGTTTCTTTGAAGAATGATGCCGACCTTACAAGACATCATAATATG AACATCAAGACGGTCCTTGATGAGAATTTTCAGTCAGAGGAAAGTATGTCATCAGAGACTCTGTTGTACAGGAATCTGTGGCTTAATGCAGAAGCCGAGTTGTGTGTTACGGGCTTAAAGTCGCGCTTTAATAAGGTGAAGATTCAGTTGGAGGATTGCAAGTCATACAAAACAAAAG ACAATTCAGTGGCTCTAAAGAAAATCCCTAGTACAAACGTCTGTAGTGACCCTCACCTAGATGTTGCCAGCGGGTCGACTCCTGAAGCTGATGATATCCTAAAGCAAAAAGCATCAGTCCCCTGTATTTCAAGCACAAAAAGTGATGTTAAGGATGATGAAGCTTCTGTCATGGCCCGATTCCAGATCCTGAAATGTCGGGATGACAATGTAAATAATACTAGTAATTTGGAAGTGAAGTCTTTGCCAGATGTTGTGCAACCAGTTGATACTGATGTTGGTGTTGACGATTCTGTCATGGCCAGATTCCAAATTCTAAAATGCCGGGGGGACAATACTAGGAACGTGGAAGAGAAATCTCTGCTAGATGAGGTGCAACCAGATGATACTGATGTTGAGGATTCTGTCATGGCTGGATTTCAAATTCTAAACTGTCAGGGTGACAATGCAGATGCTAGTAATGTGGAAGAGAAGTCTCTGCCAGATTTAGTGCAACCAGATGATACTGATTTTGGAGTTCCATGGCAGATTACTGGAAGCCAGACTGGGAAAAAAAGTTTTGATGTGGCAGTGGGATCTCGTGTTCATCGCCATAGTGACCATGGCAAAACGGAAAATGTTGGGTTATCTCCACATGATCCTCAGCATGAAGCAGTGAAAGAGTTCAGTGTATATGCCCCGGATGATTCAACTACAGTACAATCCCGGGGCCCGGTCTggattcaaaacattccatcaGAATGGGTTAATTCTACTATTGCACAACCCCGTGGAAAGATCAGCATGCATAATGGGCTTGCTCCAGGCCCGGGCTGGAATAAAGAAATTCCATCAGATTGGGATGGTTCTACAACAGCACAACCCATCAGCATGCATATTATGCCTGCTCCAGGCCCGGGATGGAATAAAAACACTCCACTAGATTGGGATGGTTTTACTGCAGCACAACGCATTAGCATGCATAATGAACTTGCTTCAGGCACTGGCTGGAATAAAAACACTGCAGCAAATCGGGATGGTTCCACTACAGCACAACCCATCAGCATGCATAATGAGCTTGCTTCAGGCCCGGGATGGAATAAAAACACTGCATCCGATTGGGATGGTTCTACTACAGCACAAACCATCAGCATGCATAATGAGCTTGCTCCAGGCCCGGGCTGGAATAAAAACACTCCATCAGATTGGGATGGCTCTTCTACTGCACGACCCATCAGCATGCATAATGAGCATGCATCGGGCTCAGGCTGGTACGATAACACTCCATTGGACTGGGAACACGTGCTAAAGGATGATTATGAATGGCACAAGTGA